The DNA window CCCGGCCCCTTGTGCGGTCAGGACGCCTCGGGCTCCAGGACGACCACCTCCATCTTGCCTTGGAGGGCTTCCCTGAACTTTTCCGCGTCCGTCCTGTCGCCCACGATGGAGCCGAAATGCATGGGGATGGCCACCCGGGGCTTGATGTCCAGGGCGGCCTGCACCGCCTCTTCGGCCGTCATCACATAGGTGCCCGAGACGGGCAGGAGAGCGATGTCGCACCGGATGTCCTTCATCTCCGGGATGTAGTCGGTGTCGCCGGCCAGGTAGATGCGCTGACCCCCGACCGTGAAGACGAAACCCACCCATCCCATGGACCGGGGATGAAACTTCTTGTCCACGTTGTACGCGGGCACGACTTCGATATCCACGCCCTCCACGCTCAGACGGT is part of the Nitrospirota bacterium genome and encodes:
- a CDS encoding MBL fold metallo-hydrolase, yielding MVENIHWLGHDSFKVVGEKVIYTDPFRLSAEAGDADIILVTHEHYDHCSPEDVARVQGPNTVIVTTEDCAGKLGGYIKTVKPGDRLSVEGVDIEVVPAYNVDKKFHPRSMGWVGFVFTVGGQRIYLAGDTDYIPEMKDIRCDIALLPVSGTYVMTAEEAVQAALDIKPRVAIPMHFGSIVGDRTDAEKFREALQGKMEVVVLEPEAS